A window of Apium graveolens cultivar Ventura chromosome 8, ASM990537v1, whole genome shotgun sequence contains these coding sequences:
- the LOC141679534 gene encoding uncharacterized protein LOC141679534 codes for MECSNRALARYAKEARFRPLTDIHRVETRPPKVFKGESMDITFREVDARWVHHPHNNALVISIQIGTKNIHRAFVDNGSSTNILYYNTFKKTGLPDRDMSWEDLWVYGFSGAGVRVMGSIWLPCTLGESPLSVTKMLEFKVLNQESSHNVLLGRPFLREMRVFTSIHHLTIKFPTPNGVGSIKGSQYDSRECYRKAMRGIRKDSHTEGASDDDREKSIEQPIEEIRVHYYVAQEDERPSELPPTMMFLEDTIRIKMLEEEKSSNTIVQADFNGERLEGRFDVLQSLGHDEHKGAPFEEVDAPPKGDAPSLQNHENRDAPDLDSGIPMPTKKMGPAEDTIEIPVDEKDPSKVLRIGSQLVPWLKEGLSIFLLANLDVFAWNHSDMVGIDPEIGAKYSSRQSKEWGRILCGPQIVKRLFLKIKEQLGNPPMLAKPDDGEILILYLAVSEYSVSAVLVKEEASHQWPVYYVSKRLLDAETRYTNIEKLVYTLILAAQKLRPYFQAHRIEVRTTYPLRHILHKPESSGRMLKWAIELGQFDLEYCPRTTIKGQAWADFILEFDSEVDDKAIVLAEPSSQGDSLADKREKLPHPWWILHVDGAMNNIGTGAGIVLVTPEGHHLMSTIHFKFYVTNNDAEYEALINGLKIALEVGVVNLITQSDSELVVNQVNGGFQARGPRTELYMLLEKFGNARLEGVPREENSKDKLQARRLRYQAAKYVEYDGVLYKRGFNQPLLRCMDIEEGNYILREVYEGICGNHSGGGSLALKVLRQGYYWPTMKEDAFKFFRACDHCQ; via the exons ATGGAATGCAGCAACCGAGCCTTGGCGAGATATGCTAAGGAAGCCCGGTTCAGACCTCTTACGGACATTCATAGAGTGGAAACTCGACCGCCCAAAGTATTTAAGGGCGAGTCCATGGATATTACCTTCAGAGAAGTAGATGCCCGATGGGTGCATCACCCCCATAATAATGCACTGGTTATTTCCATCCAGATTGGAACCAAAAACATCCACAGGGCCTTCGTGGATAATGGAAGCTCGACAAACATCCTCTACTACAACACATTTAAGAAGACGGGGCTACCTGATCGGGATATGTCATGGGAAGATTTATGGGTCTATGGCTTCTCTGGCGCAGGAGTTAGGGTTATGGGATCAATTTGGTTGCCATGTACTTTGGGGGAAAGCCCGTTGTCTGTAACAAAGATGCTCGAGTTCAAGGTCCTGAATCAGGAGTCGTCCCATAACGTGCTATTGGGACGACCTTTTCTTCGGGAGATGAGGGTTTTTACTTCAATCCACCACCTTACCATCAAGTTTCCAACACCAAATGGTGTGGGGAGCATAAAGGGCTCTCAATATGACTCTCGGGAGTGCTACAGGAAAGCTATGAGAGGCATTAGAAAGGACTCCCACACCGAAGGTGCATCAGATGATGATCGAGAAAAGAGCATCGAGCAACCGATCGAGGAAATCCGAGTCCATTATTATGTCGCGCAAGAGGACGAGCGCCCCTCTGAACTGCCTCCAACAATGATGTTCTTGGAAGACACAATCAGAATTAAAATGTTGGAAGAAGAGAAATCCTCAAATACCATAGTCCAAGCAGATTTCAATGGGGAACGGCTAGAAGGAAGATTTGACGTCTTGCAAAGTCTCGGACATGATGAGCATAAG GGCGCGCCTTTTGAAGAAGTCGATGCTCCTCCAAAAGGGGATGCGCCTTCTCTACAAAACCACGAAAATCGTGATGCGCCTGACCTAGATTCAGGGATACCAATGCCAACGAAGAAGATGGGGCCAGCAGAAGATACAATTGAAATCCCTGTCGACGAAAAAGATCCAAGTAAGGTTTTGAGAATTGGATCTCAGTTGGTACCATGGTTAAAAGAGGGTCTTTCGATATTTCTCTTAGCAAACCTTGATGTATTTGCTTGGAACCATTCTGACATGGTGGGAATCGACCCAGAG ATAGGTGCAAAGTATTCTTCAAGGCAATCAAAGGAATGGGGAAGGATTTTGTGTGGACCCCAGATTGTGAAGAGGCTTTTTTTGAAAATCAAAGAGCAGTTGGGAAATCCTCCAATGTTGGCCAAGCCGGATGACGGAGAGATATTGATTCTTTACTTGGCAGTATCTGAGTACTCTGTCAGCGCGGTGTTGGTGAAGGAGGAAGCAAGCCACCAATGGCCTGTGTACTATGTGAGCAAAAGGTTGTTGGATGCGGAAACCAGATATACCAATATAGAGAAATTGGTGTACACCCTTATCCTTGCGGCACAAAAGTTAAGACCCTATTTCCAGGCTCACCGAATAGAGGTCCGCACCACTTATCCACTCCGGCATATTCTGCACAAACCTGAATCGTCGGGAAGGATGTtgaagtgggcaatagagctagGACAATTCGATTTGGAGTATTGTCCTCGCACGACAATTAAAGGACAGGCGTGGGCTGATTTCATACTTGAGTTTGATTCTGAGGTAGACGACAAGGCCATAGTGCTAGCAGAACCTTCCTCGCAAGGAGATTCTCTTGCTGATAAAAGGGAGAAACTCCCACACCCTTGGTGGATCTTACATGTCGATGGGGCCATGAATAATATTGGAACAGGCGCTGGGATTGTTTTAGTCACCCCGGAAGGGCATCATTTGATGAGTACCATCCATTTCAAGTTTTATGTCACCAAtaatgatgctgagtatgaagctctgaTCAATGGTCTGAAAATAGCTTTGGAAGTGGGGGTGGTGAATTTAATAACTCAGAGTGACTCTGAGTTAGTTGTAAATCAAGTCAACGGAGGTTTCCAAGCCCGGGGACCCCGAACAGAGTTATATATGCTATTAGAGAAGTTTGGAAATGCCAGACTAGAGGGtgttccaagggaggaaaatagTAAG GACAAGTTACAGGCTCGGCGTCTTCGATATCAAGCTGCGAAGTATGTCGAATACGATGGGGTGTTATACAAGAGGGGATTTAACCAGCCACTGTTACGCTGCATGGATATAGAAGAGGGAAATTATATTCTGAGAGAGGTGTACGAAgggatttgtggcaatcactcggggggtggtTCGTTGGCATTGAAAGTCCTCAGACAAGGATATTACTGGCCGACTATGAAAGAAGATGCCTTCAAGTTTTTCCGGGCTTGCGATCATTGCCAGTGA